From one Candidatus Binatia bacterium genomic stretch:
- a CDS encoding transposase, giving the protein GRRMNERSADLVDRVLGGLPMRQYVLTVPHRLRFWMIFDHRLCRSVLAVLHRALLGMQRRRAKHLGLLDPKCGAVTAIQRCGSALNVNVHFHTLMPDGVFVEAGDAGGEEGAFRRLPPPSDDEVQRLLLTIRRRVLRLLRRRGLFDEDGAEMPGDKAAACLSGFAEAALRGRVATGRRAGSRLRRIGGDPDAAWLPASGRRHAHVEGFDLHAAIGVKAQNRKGLERLARYILRPPVAQGRLALRDDDNIVLKLPRSWADGTTHIVFEPSEFLERLVTLTPRPRINLIIYSGVFAGHARGRSAAVARALQTAQTATAPASLPGEAQPARPEQRHYRWADLMRRAFAVDVLACRRCDARLRLIATIESPEAIRRILTHLGLPTILPRPDPARAPPGHTSDFFEDFSA; this is encoded by the coding sequence CTGGACGGCGCATGAACGAACGGTCGGCCGATCTCGTCGACCGGGTCCTGGGGGGATTGCCGATGCGTCAATATGTACTGACGGTCCCCCATCGACTGCGATTCTGGATGATCTTCGATCATCGCCTTTGTCGCTCGGTGCTGGCGGTGTTGCATCGGGCTTTGCTGGGGATGCAACGACGTCGGGCGAAACACCTTGGCCTGCTCGACCCGAAATGCGGTGCCGTGACGGCGATCCAGCGCTGTGGATCCGCTCTCAACGTAAACGTCCACTTCCATACCCTGATGCCCGACGGTGTTTTCGTGGAGGCAGGAGATGCGGGCGGAGAGGAGGGCGCCTTCCGTCGGCTGCCGCCGCCTTCCGACGACGAGGTCCAGCGGCTTTTGCTCACCATTCGTCGCCGTGTTCTTCGACTCCTGCGACGCCGTGGTCTGTTCGATGAGGATGGCGCCGAGATGCCGGGCGACAAGGCTGCAGCATGTCTGTCAGGCTTCGCCGAAGCCGCTCTGCGCGGCCGCGTTGCCACCGGTCGGCGTGCCGGGAGTCGTTTGCGCCGCATCGGTGGTGATCCGGACGCCGCATGGCTTCCCGCGAGCGGCCGGCGGCATGCTCATGTGGAAGGCTTCGACCTCCACGCAGCGATCGGCGTCAAGGCACAGAATCGCAAAGGTCTCGAGCGCTTGGCGCGCTACATTCTTCGCCCGCCGGTGGCTCAGGGCCGGCTCGCATTGCGTGACGACGACAATATCGTGCTGAAACTGCCGAGGTCGTGGGCCGACGGCACGACCCATATCGTCTTCGAGCCCAGCGAGTTTCTCGAGCGTTTGGTGACTCTGACACCGCGACCGCGGATCAACCTCATCATTTACAGCGGCGTTTTCGCGGGCCACGCCCGCGGCCGCAGCGCGGCGGTCGCCCGGGCGTTGCAGACCGCACAGACCGCCACAGCTCCGGCCTCGCTGCCGGGCGAAGCGCAGCCGGCGAGGCCGGAGCAGCGTCACTACCGGTGGGCGGACCTGATGCGTCGTGCCTTCGCGGTGGATGTGCTCGCCTGTCGTCGCTGCGATGCGCGACTGCGGTTGATCGCGACCATCGAGAGTCCCGAGGCTATTCGGCGGATCCTGACTCACCTGGGTCTGCCCACGATCCTTCCCCGGCCAGATCCGGCCCGGGCGCCTCCTGGCCACACTAGCGATTTCTTCGAAGATTTCTCCGCCTGA